A single region of the Arthrobacter sp. V1I7 genome encodes:
- the ppgK gene encoding polyphosphate--glucose phosphotransferase — MASNTAKTGPIIGIDIGGTGVKGGIVNVEEGEVRGSCLRFATPQPANPDSVGDVVSQIVDELVTGNEDLDRTSTVGVTFPGIVQHGISRSAANVDKAFLNFDINSFFTERLRRRVAVINDADAAGLAEARCGAGKGTNGTVLVITLGTGIGSALIFDGNLVPNAELGHLSIDGFDAEIRASAVARECDRLTWEEYSVRLQRYFSELEFIFSPELIIVGGGISERTDEYLPLLRLRTPITPAKLRNEAGIVGAAIQAASTT, encoded by the coding sequence ATGGCCAGCAACACCGCAAAAACGGGCCCCATTATCGGCATTGACATCGGTGGCACCGGCGTCAAGGGCGGCATCGTCAACGTCGAAGAAGGCGAGGTAAGGGGAAGCTGCCTTCGTTTCGCCACACCCCAGCCGGCCAACCCGGACTCCGTCGGCGACGTTGTCTCCCAGATCGTTGATGAGCTCGTCACAGGAAACGAAGACCTGGACCGCACCTCGACAGTAGGCGTGACCTTTCCCGGCATCGTCCAGCACGGAATTTCGCGATCAGCCGCGAACGTTGACAAAGCCTTTCTCAACTTCGACATAAACAGCTTCTTCACGGAACGCCTTCGCCGACGAGTGGCTGTCATCAACGATGCCGATGCCGCAGGACTGGCAGAAGCGCGATGCGGCGCCGGCAAAGGAACAAACGGAACCGTCCTTGTCATCACCCTGGGAACGGGGATCGGGTCAGCCCTCATATTTGACGGGAACCTGGTGCCCAATGCCGAACTCGGCCACCTTTCCATCGACGGCTTCGACGCCGAAATCAGAGCATCCGCCGTCGCACGAGAATGCGACAGACTGACCTGGGAGGAATACAGCGTTCGACTACAGCGCTACTTCTCCGAACTCGAGTTCATCTTCTCGCCCGAACTGATCATCGTTGGCGGCGGCATCTCCGAACGAACCGACGAATACCTGCCCCTCCTAAGGCTGCGAACCCCAATAACACCGGCAAAGCTCAGGAACGAAGCGGGCATCGTCGGTGCCGCCATCCAAGCAGCATCAACCACGTGA
- a CDS encoding alpha-amylase family glycosyl hydrolase: protein MSTTATLANSSESERMADPNWWRQAAVYQIYPRSFSDSNGDGIGDIKGITAKVPYLKSLGIDAVWLSPFYPSALADGGYDVDDYRNVDPKLGTLEDFDGMAKALHGAGIKLVADIVPNHSSDRHEWFKEALASPKGSAARERYIFRDGKGENGELPPSDWDSVFGGPVWERITEPDGTPGQWYMHIFAKEQPDFNWDNPEVREDFLKTLRFWSDRGVDGFRIDVAHGMAKDLSEPLPLKAELEAKAGADGFIDGSHPFWDRDEVHEVYAEWRKLFNEYDPPRTAVAEAWVHETRRARYASPEGLGQAFNFDLLQADFEAPKFQKIITENLIAAKETGASSTWVFSNHDVVRHATRYGLPKGNAAAAQGTNAAQDVTATEPKGQDGKAWLLAGGPAEELDVELGLRRARAASLLMFALPGSAYLYQGEELGLQEVAEIPGSERQDPAFFRNKGVEIGRDGCRVPLPWKSEGTSFGFGDGGAHLPQPDWFSTYAVEAQDGVEGSTLELYRTALRLRRELQSDEELEWVETGNPEVLHFRRPGGWQSVTNFGDTPVDLPAGTVLVSSAPLENGKLPVNSTVWVR, encoded by the coding sequence TTGTCCACCACCGCCACCCTGGCAAACTCCTCCGAATCCGAACGCATGGCCGATCCGAACTGGTGGCGCCAGGCCGCTGTGTACCAGATCTACCCGCGCAGCTTCTCCGACTCCAACGGCGACGGCATCGGCGACATCAAAGGCATCACCGCCAAAGTCCCGTACCTGAAATCCCTGGGGATCGACGCCGTGTGGCTGAGCCCGTTCTACCCGTCAGCACTGGCGGACGGCGGCTACGACGTCGATGATTACCGCAACGTAGACCCGAAACTGGGAACGCTCGAGGACTTCGACGGGATGGCAAAGGCCCTGCACGGCGCCGGCATCAAGCTGGTGGCAGACATCGTACCCAACCACTCCTCGGATCGCCACGAGTGGTTCAAAGAAGCCCTCGCGTCACCGAAGGGCTCCGCTGCACGAGAGCGCTACATCTTCCGGGACGGCAAGGGCGAAAACGGCGAGCTGCCGCCGTCGGACTGGGATTCTGTGTTCGGCGGACCGGTCTGGGAACGCATCACCGAACCGGACGGCACCCCCGGCCAGTGGTACATGCACATCTTCGCCAAAGAGCAGCCGGACTTTAACTGGGACAACCCCGAGGTCCGCGAGGACTTCCTGAAGACCCTGCGTTTCTGGTCGGACCGAGGCGTGGACGGATTCCGCATCGACGTCGCCCACGGTATGGCAAAGGACCTCTCCGAGCCGCTGCCGTTGAAGGCGGAGCTGGAAGCCAAAGCCGGCGCCGACGGGTTTATCGACGGTTCACATCCGTTCTGGGACCGCGACGAAGTCCACGAGGTGTACGCCGAGTGGCGCAAGCTCTTCAACGAGTACGATCCGCCGCGCACAGCTGTTGCGGAGGCCTGGGTCCATGAGACGCGCCGTGCCCGTTACGCCAGCCCCGAAGGCCTGGGCCAGGCCTTCAACTTCGACCTCCTGCAGGCCGACTTTGAGGCGCCGAAGTTCCAGAAGATCATCACGGAGAACCTCATCGCGGCCAAGGAAACGGGGGCATCCTCCACCTGGGTGTTCTCCAACCACGACGTAGTCCGCCACGCCACCCGCTACGGCCTGCCCAAGGGCAATGCCGCAGCAGCCCAGGGAACCAACGCCGCCCAGGACGTCACGGCGACCGAGCCCAAGGGCCAGGACGGCAAGGCCTGGCTGCTGGCAGGCGGGCCGGCCGAGGAACTCGACGTCGAGCTGGGCCTGCGCCGCGCCCGCGCCGCATCCTTGCTGATGTTCGCCCTGCCCGGTTCGGCCTACCTGTACCAGGGCGAGGAACTCGGCCTGCAGGAAGTCGCGGAGATTCCCGGCTCCGAGCGCCAGGACCCCGCCTTCTTCCGCAACAAGGGCGTGGAGATCGGCCGCGACGGCTGCCGCGTGCCCCTGCCGTGGAAGTCTGAAGGCACCTCCTTCGGATTCGGCGACGGCGGCGCCCACCTGCCCCAACCGGACTGGTTCAGCACATACGCCGTCGAGGCGCAGGACGGCGTTGAAGGCTCCACCCTGGAGCTCTACCGCACCGCCCTGCGGCTGCGCCGTGAACTCCAGTCCGACGAAGAGCTGGAATGGGTCGAGACCGGCAACCCGGAGGTCCTGCACTTCCGCCGCCCCGGTGGCTGGCAGTCGGTGACCAACTTCGGGGACACCCCCGTCGACCTTCCCGCCGGCACTGTCTTGGTCAGCAGCGCCCCGCTGGAAAATGGCAAACTCCCGGTCAACAGCACCGTATGGGTGCGCTGA
- a CDS encoding carbohydrate ABC transporter permease: MTASTFTGSTLPAVDAPVGKIRRSSREGFKVNWWLTALMLVASLTVLLPLYFTVAMALKTPDQIGTGTGLAWPNPMNWENFAAAYVATNFPRAFMSTAFVTVFSVLGALACSSLVAYAIARNWHHKFFRGSFVYLLSAMFIPFPVIILPLIKQTALLGLDNPAGVVFLHVLGGISFNALLYIAFVRSIPVELEESARMDGATTWQVFRQIIFPLLAPMNATVGIFAFLGSWNDFLLPQMMIADPALQTLPVVQMLFQGEFNTNYSLAFASYLMALAPTLVVYILAQRWVLSGVMRGAVK, from the coding sequence ATGACCGCATCCACGTTCACAGGCTCCACGCTTCCCGCAGTTGACGCTCCCGTAGGAAAGATTCGCCGTTCCAGCCGTGAAGGCTTTAAGGTCAACTGGTGGCTGACCGCTCTCATGCTGGTGGCCTCCCTGACCGTGCTGCTGCCGCTGTACTTCACCGTGGCCATGGCCCTGAAGACTCCGGACCAGATCGGAACCGGGACCGGCCTCGCCTGGCCCAACCCGATGAACTGGGAGAACTTCGCCGCCGCCTACGTGGCCACCAACTTCCCGCGCGCTTTTATGTCCACGGCTTTCGTCACCGTCTTCAGCGTTCTGGGCGCACTAGCCTGCAGTTCGCTGGTGGCCTACGCCATTGCCCGCAACTGGCACCACAAGTTTTTCCGCGGCTCCTTTGTGTACCTGCTCTCGGCCATGTTCATCCCGTTTCCGGTGATCATCCTGCCCCTGATCAAGCAGACGGCACTCCTTGGCCTGGACAACCCGGCCGGGGTCGTGTTCCTGCACGTGCTGGGCGGCATCTCGTTCAACGCGCTGCTGTACATCGCCTTCGTCCGCTCCATTCCCGTTGAGCTGGAGGAATCGGCACGGATGGACGGCGCCACCACATGGCAGGTGTTCCGCCAGATCATCTTCCCGCTTCTCGCACCCATGAACGCCACGGTGGGCATCTTCGCCTTCCTCGGCTCGTGGAATGACTTCCTGCTGCCGCAGATGATGATCGCGGACCCGGCCCTGCAGACCCTCCCCGTGGTCCAGATGCTCTTCCAGGGCGAATTCAACACCAACTACAGCCTCGCATTCGCGTCCTACCTGATGGCCTTGGCACCCACTCTCGTGGTTTACATCCTCGCCCAGCGCTGGGTCCTGTCCGGAGTCATGCGCGGGGCAGTGAAATAG
- a CDS encoding carbohydrate ABC transporter permease codes for MTTTSRVAHKDLPAPSTTSKAIRRKSRVDPTYYWMVVPVLALFAFFITLPALVGVFFSLTNYAGYGDWKFIGLSNYVNIFKDPAILQSYIFTFVFALTTTVVVNVVALAIALGLNAKIKWRTGMRTIFFIPMVLSALIVSFVFNYLFSNTLPVLAERFGVTPLATSILANENLAWLAIVLVTVWQAAPGATIIYLAGLQSVPSEVYEAADLDGAGSIRQFISLTLPLILGYLVINVILGFKGFLGTYEIIVGLTGGGPGMATQSVAMRIFSGFTGGDYSYQMANAVIYFLITLLISIIQLRLIQRRGVSL; via the coding sequence ATGACTACCACTTCCCGGGTGGCCCATAAAGACCTTCCCGCCCCCAGCACTACAAGCAAGGCAATCCGCCGTAAGAGCAGGGTCGATCCGACGTACTACTGGATGGTGGTGCCGGTACTGGCACTGTTCGCCTTCTTCATTACCCTGCCGGCCCTGGTGGGGGTGTTTTTCAGCCTCACCAACTACGCCGGCTACGGCGACTGGAAGTTCATCGGACTATCCAACTACGTCAACATCTTCAAAGACCCGGCAATCCTGCAGTCCTACATCTTCACCTTCGTCTTTGCCCTGACCACCACCGTGGTGGTCAACGTCGTGGCCCTCGCCATCGCCCTGGGCCTGAACGCAAAGATAAAATGGCGCACCGGCATGCGCACCATCTTCTTCATCCCCATGGTGCTCTCGGCCCTGATCGTGTCCTTCGTGTTCAACTACCTTTTCTCGAACACCCTGCCCGTCCTGGCTGAGCGGTTCGGCGTCACCCCGCTGGCCACCAGCATCCTGGCCAATGAGAACCTCGCCTGGCTCGCCATCGTGCTGGTCACCGTGTGGCAGGCAGCACCTGGTGCCACCATCATCTACCTCGCCGGGCTGCAAAGTGTGCCCTCCGAGGTCTACGAAGCCGCAGACCTGGACGGCGCCGGCAGCATCCGCCAGTTCATCAGCCTCACCCTGCCCCTGATCCTCGGCTACCTGGTCATCAACGTCATCCTCGGCTTCAAAGGCTTCCTCGGAACCTACGAGATCATCGTCGGCCTCACCGGCGGCGGCCCAGGCATGGCAACCCAATCAGTGGCCATGCGGATCTTCTCCGGCTTCACCGGCGGGGACTACTCCTACCAGATGGCCAACGCCGTCATCTACTTCCTGATCACCTTGCTGATCTCCATCATCCAGCTGCGCCTCATCCAGCGCCGGGGGGTTTCACTCTAA
- a CDS encoding ABC transporter substrate-binding protein: protein MNCIPKLGPPLATAPAKQLPHVSPCPVNAAIPGAMISRRTLLRAAGLAGAAAMIPLTGCGATPGQQNGVTTLRFMQNKPEVIDYFDRVIKDFEALNPDIRVIQDFNEGNFVPGLVRNDPPDVVTRGFAQATADFVKKGIFADLTDLPAAATINPEMQDLISSWGQYNGNETNALPFSVAAAGVLYNRDIFDLHDVAVPATWDEFLAACETFKAAGIAPIYGTYKDTWTLAQGMFDYAIGGTLDVAGFFTKIMAKGADISATAPESFTNNFGPALPKMLQLAAYSQDGAASRNYADGNAAFAKGEAAMYLQGPWALSQLVAANPAIRVGTFPLPVTNNPEETKARVNVDMALSITRNTPNKAAAERFVGYLLQPAVVNTYNEKNAAFSPLKDAPAVTNPQISGLSDSVKEARYYQGAVTYFPPSVPVNNYIQSFVYSKNGDQFLSALDDEWRRVAERTAV, encoded by the coding sequence GTGAACTGCATCCCGAAGCTCGGCCCGCCCCTCGCCACGGCCCCGGCCAAGCAACTTCCGCACGTCAGCCCCTGCCCTGTGAACGCCGCCATTCCCGGAGCGATGATCAGCAGACGGACACTGCTCCGGGCTGCCGGCCTGGCAGGGGCCGCAGCAATGATTCCCCTCACCGGCTGCGGCGCCACACCCGGCCAGCAGAACGGCGTCACCACCCTGCGTTTTATGCAGAACAAGCCCGAGGTCATTGACTACTTTGACCGGGTGATCAAGGACTTCGAAGCGCTGAACCCCGACATTCGGGTGATCCAGGACTTCAACGAGGGCAACTTCGTCCCAGGCCTGGTGCGGAACGACCCGCCCGACGTCGTGACCCGCGGCTTCGCGCAGGCCACTGCCGACTTCGTGAAAAAGGGCATCTTCGCCGACCTCACCGACCTGCCAGCAGCCGCCACGATCAACCCTGAGATGCAGGACCTGATCAGCTCCTGGGGACAGTACAACGGCAACGAGACCAACGCCCTGCCGTTCTCCGTCGCCGCGGCAGGCGTTCTCTACAACAGGGACATCTTCGATCTCCACGATGTGGCCGTTCCCGCCACCTGGGACGAGTTCCTCGCAGCCTGCGAAACCTTCAAGGCTGCAGGGATCGCCCCGATCTACGGGACGTATAAGGACACCTGGACCCTTGCACAGGGCATGTTCGACTACGCGATCGGAGGCACGCTCGACGTCGCCGGATTCTTCACCAAAATCATGGCCAAGGGCGCGGACATCAGCGCAACTGCCCCGGAATCATTCACCAACAACTTTGGGCCCGCCCTACCTAAGATGCTGCAACTGGCCGCCTACTCGCAGGACGGCGCCGCCAGCAGGAACTACGCAGACGGCAACGCAGCATTCGCCAAAGGCGAGGCAGCCATGTACCTGCAGGGCCCCTGGGCACTGTCCCAACTCGTTGCCGCCAACCCCGCCATCCGGGTCGGAACCTTCCCGTTGCCTGTCACCAACAACCCGGAAGAGACCAAGGCCCGCGTCAATGTGGACATGGCGCTCTCCATCACCCGCAACACCCCCAACAAGGCGGCGGCCGAGCGGTTCGTTGGCTATCTGCTGCAACCGGCAGTGGTGAACACCTACAACGAAAAGAACGCAGCCTTCTCGCCCCTCAAGGACGCCCCGGCGGTGACCAACCCGCAGATCAGCGGCCTCAGCGATTCGGTTAAGGAAGCGCGCTATTACCAAGGCGCCGTCACGTACTTCCCGCCGTCGGTGCCGGTCAACAATTACATCCAGTCGTTTGTGTACAGCAAGAACGGCGACCAGTTCCTTTCCGCCCTCGACGACGAATGGCGCCGCGTTGCCGAGCGCACCGCCGTCTAA
- a CDS encoding DUF6176 family protein — protein sequence MECITWFAPILPGKMDEWRALVEEIKGPRWEEQVGSWQRMGVTREVASLMQTPEGDFVCLFHEAEDLAKAYQSLATSEDPFDVWFRGQLASVHGVTAEMLQGPLPAKVFFDYRDAG from the coding sequence ATGGAATGCATTACGTGGTTCGCGCCTATCCTGCCCGGGAAAATGGACGAGTGGAGGGCGTTGGTCGAGGAGATCAAGGGCCCGCGCTGGGAGGAGCAGGTAGGGTCGTGGCAGCGCATGGGCGTCACCCGGGAGGTGGCCAGCCTGATGCAGACGCCGGAAGGGGATTTCGTCTGCCTGTTCCATGAGGCCGAAGATCTCGCGAAGGCGTACCAGTCGCTCGCGACGTCCGAGGACCCCTTCGATGTCTGGTTCCGGGGGCAGCTGGCGAGCGTGCACGGGGTGACGGCCGAGATGCTGCAGGGCCCTCTGCCGGCCAAGGTGTTCTTCGACTACCGCGACGCCGGTTGA
- a CDS encoding DUF1905 domain-containing protein, translated as MTASYSFRGELWHYPEEAGWHFITLPQDLAAEFRDDPAPVRKAFGSVKVSASIAGQRWSTSVFWDSKSDSYLLPVKKSVRAAAGIRAGDEVDVELELGG; from the coding sequence GTGACGGCGTCGTACTCGTTCCGCGGCGAGCTGTGGCACTACCCGGAGGAAGCCGGGTGGCACTTCATCACGTTGCCTCAGGATCTGGCTGCGGAGTTCCGGGACGACCCCGCTCCCGTCCGCAAGGCCTTCGGTTCCGTGAAGGTGAGCGCCTCAATCGCCGGGCAGCGCTGGTCCACGTCGGTCTTCTGGGACAGCAAGAGCGACTCGTATCTGCTGCCGGTCAAGAAGAGCGTTCGGGCCGCGGCGGGCATCCGCGCCGGTGACGAGGTCGACGTCGAACTCGAGCTTGGTGGTTGA
- a CDS encoding cold-shock protein, which translates to MATGTVKWFNAEKGFGFISPDDSSQDVFAHYSAIASSGFRSLEENQKVSFETEQGPKGPQAVNIQAL; encoded by the coding sequence ATGGCTACTGGTACCGTCAAATGGTTTAACGCTGAAAAGGGCTTCGGCTTCATTTCCCCCGATGACTCCTCACAGGACGTCTTCGCACACTACTCCGCGATCGCCTCTTCCGGCTTCCGCTCCCTCGAAGAGAACCAGAAGGTCTCCTTCGAAACCGAGCAGGGCCCCAAGGGTCCCCAGGCCGTAAACATCCAGGCTCTCTAA
- a CDS encoding type II toxin-antitoxin system VapC family toxin — MDTSAVLKLVVEEKESTSAAEFLSTAAARGDKLVASMLLYTELHCAAHRRGFPAGLVNAVLGGINLLDLARSDLMYAAALPGGSRSAGAIHLAAAIRLQADVLVAYHAELLAAAVDAGLNVLSPGSRAPSAGDRD; from the coding sequence GTGGACACGTCGGCTGTCCTCAAACTGGTGGTGGAGGAGAAGGAATCGACCTCCGCCGCCGAGTTTCTCTCAACAGCGGCGGCCCGCGGCGACAAGCTGGTCGCGTCCATGCTGCTCTACACGGAACTTCATTGCGCAGCACACCGCCGCGGTTTTCCGGCCGGGCTGGTCAATGCCGTGCTCGGCGGAATCAATCTGCTGGATCTGGCGCGCTCGGATCTCATGTACGCGGCCGCACTGCCCGGCGGTTCGCGCAGCGCAGGTGCCATCCATCTCGCGGCGGCCATCCGGCTGCAGGCCGACGTCCTGGTTGCCTACCACGCCGAACTGCTGGCCGCCGCGGTGGACGCCGGCCTCAACGTCCTGTCCCCGGGCAGCCGGGCTCCTTCCGCCGGCGATCGGGACTGA
- a CDS encoding MerR family transcriptional regulator, whose product MERKTGITAGVYAISVAAELVGMGQQNLRLYERKGLLEPGRTVRGTRRYSEQDLETLRRISALLEDGLNLAGIRVVLRLEAVNRRLERDLAAARTRR is encoded by the coding sequence ATGGAGCGGAAAACCGGGATTACCGCCGGGGTGTATGCCATTTCCGTGGCCGCGGAACTGGTGGGGATGGGACAGCAGAACCTTCGCCTGTATGAGCGCAAAGGCTTGCTGGAACCTGGCCGGACGGTCCGGGGAACCCGCCGGTACAGTGAACAGGACCTGGAGACCCTGCGCCGGATCAGCGCACTGCTCGAGGACGGTCTGAATCTGGCCGGCATCCGCGTGGTCCTTCGTCTTGAGGCGGTGAACCGGCGGCTGGAGCGGGATTTGGCGGCGGCCCGGACCCGGCGCTGA
- a CDS encoding Hsp20/alpha crystallin family protein: MLMRTDPFRELDRLAQQVLGTTARPAAMPMDAWQDGEEFVVAFDLPGVAVDSVDIDVERNVLTVKAERKDPAGENTELIAAERPRGVFSRQLILGDALDTDAVKASYDAGVLTLRIPVAEKAKPRRIEIASDKTPRQEINA, encoded by the coding sequence ATGCTGATGCGTACCGACCCGTTCCGCGAGCTCGACAGGCTCGCCCAGCAGGTCCTTGGCACCACAGCCCGGCCGGCCGCCATGCCCATGGACGCGTGGCAGGACGGGGAAGAATTCGTCGTCGCGTTCGATCTGCCCGGGGTCGCGGTGGATTCGGTGGACATCGACGTCGAACGCAACGTCCTGACTGTGAAGGCAGAGCGCAAGGACCCGGCCGGTGAAAATACCGAGCTGATTGCCGCCGAACGTCCCCGCGGTGTCTTCAGCCGCCAGCTCATCCTCGGCGATGCCCTGGATACCGACGCGGTGAAGGCCAGCTACGACGCCGGGGTGCTGACGCTGCGGATCCCGGTGGCCGAAAAAGCGAAACCGCGCCGGATCGAGATCGCATCGGACAAGACCCCGCGTCAGGAAATCAACGCCTAG
- a CDS encoding J domain-containing protein, whose amino-acid sequence MKEHSPDPYEVLHLRPAATARDVTRAYRSLVRTHHPDTRAPETVDAGPESSAQELHDIMDAYAVLGDPVRRAAYDRQRRGSPPPEPAPSPPPHEPSRAGPPSRSGPALIIGPVRLENPGQQATGQPDSGRQITGRWDLFGRLPHRGAQGEEPAPGEYRILWWVRR is encoded by the coding sequence ATGAAAGAGCACAGCCCGGATCCCTACGAGGTTCTCCATCTCAGGCCCGCCGCGACGGCCCGTGATGTTACCCGCGCCTACCGGTCGCTGGTGCGCACCCATCATCCCGACACCCGCGCCCCTGAAACAGTGGACGCCGGTCCGGAATCCAGCGCACAGGAGCTCCACGACATCATGGACGCCTACGCCGTTCTCGGCGACCCGGTCAGGCGGGCTGCCTACGACCGGCAGCGGCGCGGATCCCCGCCGCCGGAACCAGCACCGTCGCCGCCGCCACACGAGCCATCCAGGGCTGGACCACCCAGCCGGTCCGGGCCTGCCCTGATCATCGGCCCGGTGCGGTTGGAAAACCCCGGGCAACAGGCTACCGGACAGCCGGACAGCGGACGGCAGATTACCGGCCGATGGGATCTGTTCGGCCGGCTGCCGCACCGTGGAGCGCAGGGTGAAGAACCGGCCCCTGGCGAGTACCGGATCCTGTGGTGGGTCCGCCGGTGA
- a CDS encoding IS110 family transposase, translating to MATETTKIIAGIDTHADTHHVAIINEHGKPLADKEFLAVGSGYRKIVDFITSHGTVAAVGVEGTGSYGAEIARILRSAGMNVLEVNRPNRAARRLKGKSDPLDAYQAARSVLDGRTTSIPKAKDGPVECLRILRAGRTSAVKARTAANQIKGLLVTAPDKLGAKYRGLGTSAMITALQRIRPAGHVADPEYVCLLTLKALATRCQSLGAELTAADAALQEILDTYAPMLCDLPGVGTEVASQLLVTVGDNPDRLRNEAQFAALVGVAPIPASSGKTTRHRLSRGGDRNANHALYQVVLVRMASCQRTKDYVAKRTAEGKSKREIMRCLKRYAAREIYRQITNPQAAPDNTRSAPKAHHTRLHNRDRRPRARAMALQNFPPGTRPPTQRCPRRELPPMADRPTAGIPILDEQIGSV from the coding sequence TTGGCAACCGAAACAACCAAAATCATCGCCGGTATCGACACCCACGCCGATACCCACCACGTGGCCATCATCAACGAACACGGCAAACCCCTCGCGGACAAAGAATTCCTGGCCGTGGGATCCGGCTACCGGAAGATCGTGGACTTCATCACCAGCCACGGCACAGTCGCCGCCGTAGGGGTCGAAGGAACAGGCTCCTACGGAGCCGAAATCGCCCGGATCCTACGCAGCGCAGGAATGAACGTGCTGGAGGTCAACCGCCCGAACCGGGCCGCGCGCCGGCTGAAGGGCAAATCCGACCCGCTGGACGCCTATCAGGCCGCCCGATCCGTACTCGACGGTCGAACCACGTCGATCCCGAAAGCCAAAGACGGTCCCGTTGAATGCCTGCGAATTCTGCGCGCCGGGCGGACCTCGGCAGTAAAAGCTCGTACCGCAGCCAATCAGATCAAGGGTCTTCTCGTGACGGCCCCGGACAAACTCGGGGCAAAATACAGAGGCCTCGGAACCTCAGCAATGATCACTGCCCTGCAGCGAATCAGACCTGCCGGCCATGTAGCTGACCCCGAGTACGTGTGCCTGCTGACGTTGAAAGCCCTGGCCACCCGCTGCCAGTCCCTCGGAGCGGAATTAACTGCTGCGGATGCCGCGCTCCAGGAAATCCTCGACACCTACGCGCCCATGCTCTGTGACCTTCCAGGGGTGGGGACGGAAGTAGCAAGCCAGCTCTTGGTCACCGTCGGCGACAACCCGGACCGCCTTAGAAATGAGGCCCAGTTCGCTGCCCTCGTCGGGGTCGCCCCCATTCCCGCATCCTCGGGGAAAACCACCCGGCACCGGCTCAGCAGAGGTGGTGACCGCAACGCCAACCACGCCCTTTACCAGGTCGTCCTGGTCCGCATGGCATCGTGCCAACGGACCAAGGACTACGTCGCCAAACGCACCGCAGAGGGCAAAAGCAAACGGGAAATCATGCGCTGCCTCAAACGCTACGCAGCCCGGGAAATCTACCGCCAGATCACCAACCCCCAGGCAGCCCCAGACAACACCCGATCTGCGCCAAAAGCGCACCACACTCGGTTGCACAATCGCGACCGCCGCCCACGAGCTCGGGCAATGGCCCTCCAAAATTTCCCTCCTGGAACGAGGCCTCCTACGCAACGATGCCCTCGCCGCGAACTACCGCCAATGGCTGACCGACCAACTGCGGGAATCCCAATCCTTGATGAGCAGATCGGGAGTGTCTGA